A window of the Halobacterium hubeiense genome harbors these coding sequences:
- a CDS encoding tRNA-binding protein, whose product MPSDLFETTFAVGEVVAAEPFPEARKPELAKLEIDFGDEVVQSAAQTGYNYDPEDLVGRQVLCATNLGTVNIAGYESEVLTVGVPDEDGNPVLVGPDEDVALGGELY is encoded by the coding sequence GTGCCATCAGATCTCTTCGAGACGACGTTCGCCGTCGGCGAAGTCGTCGCCGCGGAACCGTTCCCGGAAGCCCGCAAACCAGAGCTCGCGAAGCTCGAAATCGACTTCGGCGACGAGGTCGTGCAGTCGGCCGCCCAGACCGGCTACAACTACGACCCCGAGGACCTCGTCGGGCGGCAGGTGCTGTGCGCGACGAACCTCGGCACCGTCAACATCGCGGGCTACGAGTCCGAGGTGCTCACCGTCGGCGTCCCCGACGAGGACGGAAATCCCGTGCTGGTCGGCCCGGACGAGGACGTGGCGCTGGGCGGCGAACTCTACTGA
- a CDS encoding sodium-dependent transporter, producing the protein MTERETWATRLGFILAAVGSAVGLGNIWQFPFKTGTNGGAAFVFVYLLAALLIGLPAILGEFVVGRRANINAVEAFERLKHPAWTVVGALGLLTGLWILSYYSVVGGWVIRYIFGSATGAYFGDAAGYFASVSAGWEAIGLHAVFMAVTAGIVAFGVEDGIEKATKLMVPSIVVMLVGLAIYAFTLDGSTAAYSYYLSPDFEYLANNLGSVVPFAVSQAFFSLSLGMGAMITYASYLGDDDSLPADGSLVVVLNTAVGLLAGLVVIPLLFVQFGGVPDAAAGGGAGALFVSVAQVFADLGTAGQALGAVFFAVVLIAALSSAISLLEVVTSYVVDNYGYSRPATAFGFAGSLFVLGTLAAWNTAWLTWFDTLAYSVLLPLSVLLGVVFVGWVYGPQAVDEIKKGTSGGETFATAWLWSIRTYVLVGVFVTLYLGVTDIYAAPPIPGL; encoded by the coding sequence ATGACAGAACGAGAAACCTGGGCGACGAGACTCGGATTCATCCTCGCGGCAGTCGGGTCGGCCGTCGGCCTCGGGAACATCTGGCAGTTCCCGTTCAAGACCGGAACGAACGGCGGCGCGGCGTTCGTCTTCGTCTACCTGCTGGCCGCGCTGCTCATCGGCCTCCCCGCCATCCTCGGGGAGTTCGTCGTCGGGCGGCGCGCGAACATCAACGCCGTCGAAGCGTTCGAGCGGCTGAAACACCCCGCTTGGACGGTCGTCGGCGCGCTCGGCCTCCTCACCGGACTGTGGATTCTCTCCTACTACAGCGTCGTCGGCGGCTGGGTCATCCGGTACATCTTCGGGAGCGCGACCGGCGCGTACTTCGGTGACGCCGCCGGCTACTTCGCGTCCGTCTCCGCCGGCTGGGAGGCCATCGGCCTCCACGCCGTCTTCATGGCCGTCACCGCCGGCATCGTCGCGTTCGGCGTCGAGGACGGCATCGAGAAGGCGACGAAGCTGATGGTGCCGTCCATCGTCGTCATGCTCGTCGGCCTCGCCATCTACGCGTTCACCCTCGACGGCTCCACGGCCGCGTACAGCTACTACCTCTCCCCGGACTTCGAGTACCTCGCGAACAACCTCGGCAGCGTCGTCCCGTTCGCCGTGAGTCAGGCGTTCTTCTCGCTGTCGCTGGGGATGGGCGCGATGATAACGTACGCGTCCTACCTCGGCGACGACGACAGCCTCCCCGCGGACGGCAGCCTCGTCGTCGTCCTCAACACCGCGGTCGGCCTGCTCGCTGGCCTCGTCGTCATCCCGCTGCTGTTCGTCCAGTTCGGCGGCGTCCCGGACGCCGCGGCCGGCGGCGGCGCGGGCGCGCTGTTCGTCTCCGTCGCGCAGGTGTTCGCCGACCTCGGCACCGCCGGACAGGCTCTCGGCGCGGTGTTCTTCGCCGTCGTGCTCATCGCCGCGCTCTCCTCCGCGATTAGCCTGCTGGAGGTCGTCACCTCCTACGTCGTGGACAACTACGGCTACAGCCGCCCCGCGACCGCGTTCGGGTTCGCCGGCAGTCTGTTCGTGCTCGGGACGCTGGCGGCGTGGAACACCGCGTGGCTGACGTGGTTCGACACGCTCGCGTACAGCGTCCTGCTGCCGCTGTCGGTGCTGCTCGGCGTCGTCTTCGTCGGCTGGGTGTACGGCCCGCAGGCCGTCGACGAGATCAAGAAGGGCACCAGCGGCGGCGAGACGTTCGCCACCGCGTGGCTGTGGTCGATTCGGACGTACGTGCTCGTCGGCGTGTTCGTGACGCTGTACCTCGGCGTCACCGACATCTACGCCGCGCCGCCGATTCCGGGACTCTAG
- the sucC gene encoding ADP-forming succinate--CoA ligase subunit beta: MKLHEYQAKQVFAEAGIPTPGSTLATSVDEVVEAASDLGYPVAVKAQVHVGGRGKAGGIKLVENDDEAREAAEAILGMDLKGYTVDRVLVEEAVDFTNELYVGVTMDRGEGKPVVMVSEKGGVNIEEVAEEDPEAIAREHVDPAFGLHPFQARKVVYDAGIPREVAGDVASILTTLYDLFEDRDGSDVEINPLMVTADDEVIAADAVMNIDEDALFRQPELAEMEDEAAEDDLEAKANEYGFDYVRLDGNVGIIGNGAGLVMTTLDLVDYYGGKPANFLDIGGGAKAERVANALDMVFSDENVDSVVFNIFGGITRGDEVAKGINAALEQFDEIPKRVVVRLAGTNAEEGREILNDELVTVEETLEGAVQRAVEYADTEAEQ; this comes from the coding sequence ATGAAGCTCCACGAGTATCAGGCGAAGCAGGTCTTCGCCGAGGCGGGCATCCCGACCCCCGGGTCGACGCTCGCCACGTCCGTCGACGAGGTCGTCGAGGCCGCGAGTGACCTCGGCTACCCCGTCGCGGTGAAGGCCCAGGTACACGTCGGCGGCCGCGGGAAGGCCGGCGGCATCAAGCTCGTCGAGAACGACGACGAAGCCCGCGAGGCCGCCGAGGCGATTCTCGGCATGGACCTCAAGGGGTACACCGTCGATAGAGTTCTCGTCGAGGAAGCAGTCGACTTCACGAACGAACTGTACGTCGGCGTCACGATGGACCGCGGCGAGGGCAAGCCCGTCGTGATGGTCTCCGAGAAGGGCGGCGTCAACATCGAGGAGGTCGCCGAGGAAGACCCCGAGGCCATCGCCCGGGAGCACGTCGACCCCGCGTTCGGCCTCCACCCCTTCCAGGCGCGGAAGGTCGTCTACGACGCGGGCATCCCCCGCGAGGTCGCGGGCGACGTCGCGAGCATCCTCACGACGCTGTACGACCTCTTCGAGGACCGCGACGGCAGCGACGTCGAAATCAACCCGCTGATGGTCACGGCCGACGACGAGGTCATCGCCGCGGACGCCGTGATGAACATCGACGAGGACGCGCTGTTCCGCCAGCCCGAACTCGCGGAGATGGAGGACGAGGCCGCCGAGGACGACCTCGAAGCCAAGGCCAACGAGTACGGCTTCGACTACGTGCGCCTCGACGGCAACGTCGGCATCATCGGCAACGGCGCCGGGCTCGTGATGACGACGCTGGACCTCGTGGACTACTACGGCGGCAAGCCCGCGAACTTCCTGGACATCGGCGGCGGCGCGAAGGCCGAGCGCGTCGCGAACGCCCTCGACATGGTGTTCAGCGACGAGAACGTCGACAGCGTCGTGTTCAACATCTTCGGGGGCATCACCCGGGGCGACGAGGTCGCGAAGGGCATCAACGCCGCGCTCGAACAGTTCGACGAGATTCCCAAGCGCGTCGTCGTCCGGCTCGCCGGCACGAACGCCGAGGAGGGCCGCGAGATTCTCAACGACGAGCTGGTGACCGTCGAGGAAACGCTCGAAGGCGCCGTGCAGCGCGCCGTCGAATACGCTGACACGGAGGCAGAACAATGA
- a CDS encoding cob(I)yrinic acid a,c-diamide adenosyltransferase — MKIYTRRGDSGKTDLRDMTRVSKTSPRIEAYGTVDEVNALLGTIRPTGVDELDEYLEAAQNHLHVVQADLANPEPEEGDPVVTDDHVDEVEAWIDACEEQLEPLESFVLPGGSDAGASLHHARTVCRRAERRAVALADHEDEVNETAVAYLNRLSDALFVFARLANRREGVREESPSY, encoded by the coding sequence ATGAAGATTTACACGCGCCGCGGCGACAGCGGGAAGACGGACCTCCGGGACATGACGCGGGTGTCGAAGACCAGCCCGCGCATCGAAGCGTACGGCACTGTCGACGAGGTGAACGCCCTGCTCGGGACGATTCGCCCGACCGGCGTCGACGAACTCGACGAGTACCTGGAGGCCGCGCAGAACCACCTCCACGTCGTGCAGGCGGACCTCGCCAACCCCGAACCCGAGGAGGGCGACCCGGTTGTCACCGACGACCACGTCGACGAGGTCGAGGCGTGGATCGACGCCTGCGAGGAACAGCTGGAGCCGCTGGAGTCGTTCGTCCTGCCGGGCGGCAGCGACGCGGGCGCGAGCCTCCACCACGCGCGGACGGTCTGCCGGCGCGCGGAGCGCCGCGCGGTCGCGCTCGCGGACCACGAGGACGAGGTCAACGAGACCGCAGTCGCGTACCTGAACCGGCTCTCGGACGCGTTGTTCGTGTTCGCGCGGCTGGCGAACCGGAGAGAGGGTGTCCGCGAGGAGTCGCCGTCGTACTGA
- a CDS encoding DUF7835 family putative zinc beta-ribbon protein translates to MTTTAPDPTLREFCPDCDRPTRHAVRIELRVENPAADNPGCSREPYRVSRCLVCETTDARRMSDA, encoded by the coding sequence ATGACCACCACCGCACCCGACCCGACGCTCCGGGAGTTCTGCCCAGACTGCGACCGACCGACCCGCCACGCGGTCCGCATCGAACTCCGCGTCGAGAACCCGGCCGCGGACAACCCCGGCTGCTCGCGGGAGCCCTACCGCGTGAGCCGGTGTCTGGTCTGCGAGACGACCGACGCGCGCCGCATGAGCGACGCCTGA
- a CDS encoding DUF7839 domain-containing protein: MSDSSTVGELGVLRSKRNATRYQILVEIAERQPAVSQREIAEAIGVTAQAVSDYLGDLVEDGHVRKHGRGRYEVTKEGVDWLISETDDLRSFVEYVSENVIEEVEVDTAVATAEIEEGERVSLAMRDGVMHATPGDVGSATAVAVTAAEPGQDVGAAEFEGMLDYQPGEVTVLSVPTVRDGGSHALADDAVEDRLGDHDRVAAAGVEALVAVRDAGVEPDIRFGTPEAVPEAASKGLSVLLVATTDRLSEHTDPLRERNVGYEVVEAGE; this comes from the coding sequence ATGAGCGATTCGAGCACCGTCGGGGAGCTGGGGGTCCTCCGGAGCAAGCGCAACGCCACGCGGTACCAGATACTCGTCGAAATCGCGGAGCGCCAGCCCGCGGTCAGCCAGCGCGAAATCGCGGAAGCCATCGGCGTCACCGCGCAAGCGGTCAGCGACTACCTCGGCGACCTCGTCGAGGACGGCCACGTGCGCAAGCACGGCCGCGGCCGCTACGAGGTCACCAAGGAGGGCGTGGACTGGCTCATCTCCGAAACCGACGACCTCCGGTCGTTCGTGGAGTACGTCTCCGAGAACGTCATCGAGGAGGTCGAGGTCGACACCGCCGTCGCGACCGCCGAAATCGAGGAGGGCGAGCGCGTCTCGCTGGCGATGCGGGACGGCGTGATGCACGCCACACCCGGCGACGTCGGGAGCGCCACCGCGGTTGCCGTGACGGCCGCCGAACCCGGGCAGGACGTCGGCGCCGCGGAGTTCGAGGGGATGCTTGACTACCAGCCCGGTGAAGTCACCGTGCTCTCGGTCCCGACCGTCCGGGACGGCGGGAGCCACGCGCTCGCCGACGACGCCGTCGAGGACCGGCTCGGCGACCACGACCGCGTCGCCGCCGCGGGCGTCGAAGCGCTCGTCGCGGTGCGGGACGCCGGCGTCGAGCCCGACATCCGCTTCGGCACTCCCGAGGCCGTCCCGGAGGCCGCGAGCAAGGGGCTTTCCGTGTTGCTCGTGGCGACGACCGACCGGCTCTCCGAGCACACCGACCCGCTGCGCGAGCGCAACGTCGGCTACGAGGTCGTCGAGGCCGGCGAGTAG
- a CDS encoding glutaredoxin family protein, with amino-acid sequence MGLTLYELDGCPYCEKAADALDDAGVDYETVWVDAMHSERNEVKRVSGQRGVPVLVDDDHAVTMAESENILDYVERTLA; translated from the coding sequence ATGGGTCTGACACTCTACGAACTGGACGGCTGCCCGTACTGTGAGAAGGCCGCCGACGCCCTCGACGACGCGGGCGTCGACTACGAGACGGTGTGGGTGGACGCGATGCACTCCGAGCGCAACGAGGTCAAGCGCGTGAGCGGCCAGCGCGGCGTCCCCGTGCTCGTAGACGACGACCACGCCGTGACGATGGCGGAGAGCGAGAACATTCTCGACTACGTGGAGCGGACGCTCGCATGA
- the sucD gene encoding succinate--CoA ligase subunit alpha, with translation MSILVDDDTRVVVQGITGGEGKFHAEQMIDYGTNVVAGAVPGKGGQEVAGVPVYDTVHDAVEEEDADASVIFVPPAFAGDAIFEALDTDLDLAVAITEGIPTQDMAKVNKRLQETDTRLQGPNCPGIITPGEAKLGILPGNIFSEGKVGLVSRSGTLTYQVVDSLTQRGIGQTTAIGIGGDPIIGTDFIDALELFEQDEETEAVVMCGEIGGEDEEEAAEYIAQNMDTPVAGFIAGRTAPPGKRMGHAGAIVSGSGTGTAESKINALNEAGVPVGDTPEEVADNIEELL, from the coding sequence ATGAGCATTCTAGTCGACGACGACACCCGCGTCGTGGTACAGGGCATCACCGGCGGGGAAGGGAAGTTCCACGCCGAACAGATGATTGACTACGGCACGAACGTCGTCGCGGGCGCGGTGCCGGGCAAGGGCGGCCAGGAGGTCGCCGGCGTCCCGGTCTACGACACCGTCCACGACGCCGTCGAGGAGGAGGACGCCGACGCCTCCGTCATCTTCGTGCCGCCGGCGTTCGCCGGGGACGCCATCTTCGAGGCCCTCGACACGGACCTCGACCTCGCGGTCGCCATCACCGAGGGCATCCCCACGCAGGACATGGCGAAGGTGAACAAGCGTCTGCAGGAGACGGACACGCGCCTGCAGGGGCCGAACTGCCCGGGCATCATCACGCCCGGCGAGGCGAAGCTCGGCATCCTCCCCGGGAACATCTTCTCGGAGGGGAAGGTCGGGCTCGTCTCCCGCTCCGGCACGCTGACCTACCAGGTCGTTGACTCGCTCACCCAGCGCGGCATCGGGCAGACCACCGCCATCGGCATCGGCGGCGACCCCATCATCGGGACGGACTTCATCGACGCCCTCGAACTGTTCGAACAGGACGAGGAGACCGAGGCCGTCGTGATGTGCGGCGAAATCGGCGGCGAGGACGAGGAGGAGGCCGCCGAGTACATCGCGCAGAACATGGACACGCCGGTCGCCGGCTTCATCGCGGGCCGCACCGCGCCGCCGGGCAAGCGCATGGGCCACGCGGGCGCCATCGTCTCCGGCTCCGGCACCGGCACCGCCGAATCGAAAATCAACGCGCTCAACGAGGCGGGCGTCCCTGTCGGCGACACCCCCGAGGAAGTCGCGGACAACATCGAAGAGCTGCTGTAG
- a CDS encoding DNA-methyltransferase, with protein sequence METTHRVRVGDARDLPLADDSVDLVVTSPPYPMIEMWDDVFAALDPAIGDALDAGDGDRAHDLMLSVLDEAWAEVARVLAPGGIAVVNVGDATRNLGRFRVYDNHARVTDAFESLGFDPLPGVLWRKPTNSAAKFMGSGMVPPNAYVTLEREHLLVFRNGQRREFEPRAERRYEAAYFWEERNRWFSDVWDDLNGEHQTLADPELRERSAAFPLELPYRLVNMYSVYGDTVLDPFWGTGTTSLAAAISGRHSVGVERDDGLADAFDDRIRDAPALSRDFAASRLDDHRTFVGESDDDFEYAADHYDTRVRTKQEQGIRLYEVTDVEPTLDGWEATHEPYEE encoded by the coding sequence ATGGAGACCACCCACCGCGTCCGCGTCGGCGACGCGCGCGACCTCCCGCTCGCCGACGACTCCGTGGACCTCGTGGTCACGTCGCCGCCGTACCCCATGATAGAGATGTGGGACGACGTCTTCGCCGCCCTCGACCCCGCTATCGGCGACGCGCTCGACGCCGGCGACGGCGACCGCGCCCACGACCTGATGCTCTCCGTGCTGGACGAGGCGTGGGCGGAAGTCGCGCGCGTGCTCGCTCCGGGCGGCATCGCCGTCGTCAACGTCGGCGACGCCACCCGCAACCTCGGTCGGTTCCGCGTCTACGACAACCACGCGCGCGTCACCGACGCTTTCGAGTCGCTGGGTTTCGACCCGCTCCCGGGCGTGCTCTGGCGCAAGCCCACCAACTCCGCCGCGAAGTTCATGGGTAGCGGGATGGTGCCGCCGAACGCGTACGTCACGCTCGAACGCGAACACCTGCTGGTGTTTCGGAACGGCCAACGCCGCGAGTTCGAGCCGCGCGCGGAGCGCCGCTACGAGGCCGCGTACTTCTGGGAGGAGCGCAACCGCTGGTTCTCCGACGTCTGGGACGACCTCAACGGCGAGCACCAGACGCTCGCCGACCCCGAACTGCGCGAGCGCTCCGCGGCGTTCCCGCTGGAGCTCCCGTACCGCCTCGTGAACATGTACTCCGTCTACGGCGACACCGTCCTCGACCCGTTCTGGGGGACCGGCACCACGAGCCTCGCCGCCGCAATTTCTGGTCGTCACTCCGTCGGCGTCGAACGCGACGACGGCCTCGCGGACGCCTTCGACGACCGCATCCGCGACGCCCCCGCGCTCTCCCGCGACTTCGCCGCCAGCCGCCTCGACGACCACCGCACGTTCGTCGGCGAATCCGACGACGACTTCGAGTACGCCGCCGACCACTACGACACGCGCGTCCGCACGAAACAGGAGCAGGGGATTCGCCTCTACGAAGTCACGGACGTCGAACCGACGCTCGACGGCTGGGAAGCGACGCACGAACCGTACGAGGAGTAG